A stretch of Chitinophaga caeni DNA encodes these proteins:
- the mutL gene encoding DNA mismatch repair endonuclease MutL has translation MCKNVHPPYFTTRREFANFTPKERQLADIIKLLPDNIANQIAAGEVIQRPASAVKELLENAVDAGATDIQLLVKDAGKELIQVIDNGSGMSELDARMCFERHATSKIQTIDDLFHIRTMGFRGEALASIAAVAQVELKTRREQEELGIYIEIENSAVIKQEPCQFHVGTSIAMKNLFFNVPARRNFLKSNAAEMRHVVDEFIRVAMAYPQLQFSLVSNGQELFHLDKGSLKQRIVGILGQSYNAKLVSVKESTDYMNVYGFVGKPDTAKKTRGDQFFFVNNRFIKSPYLHHAVMNAFEEMIPADSYPLYALFIEVDPAHVDINVHPTKQEIKFDDEKVMYAFVQAAIKHSLAQFSITPTLDFELDPGIQQLEALTQPFTKEKQEQQSNSSLYKTFSQANQAHLIEKSNNSNLKNWQDLYKIAGNEPGESFPLEVAIPDYFDLNTGQPQVQHPVTASVIDEGWMEEEVEQKAPAQPVQVHQKYILSQIKSGFILIDQQAAHERILYERYQRALAEKPMATQQSLFPQTISFPPADAALLIDMLTDLQTLGYDLEPFGNNTFVVRGTPADLPTGNQQASIESLLEQFKFFSSELKLDRREQLVRSMARNHAVPAGKLMGPKEMQNIIDELFACAMSNVAPSGRSTYISFKLQDLDKMFDRA, from the coding sequence ATGTGCAAAAATGTACACCCGCCGTATTTCACCACCCGGCGGGAATTTGCTAACTTTACGCCAAAAGAGAGGCAATTGGCGGATATCATTAAATTACTACCGGATAATATAGCGAACCAAATAGCTGCAGGCGAAGTGATTCAAAGACCGGCTTCGGCTGTTAAGGAATTATTAGAAAATGCCGTGGATGCAGGGGCTACAGATATTCAGCTCCTGGTTAAAGATGCGGGGAAAGAGTTGATACAGGTGATCGATAACGGTTCCGGTATGAGCGAACTGGATGCCCGTATGTGCTTTGAAAGGCACGCTACCTCTAAGATTCAAACGATTGATGACCTATTTCATATCCGGACAATGGGTTTCCGTGGCGAGGCCCTGGCTTCTATTGCCGCGGTAGCCCAGGTTGAACTGAAAACCCGCAGGGAGCAAGAGGAACTGGGGATTTATATCGAGATTGAAAATAGCGCCGTAATTAAACAGGAGCCTTGCCAGTTTCACGTCGGAACGAGCATCGCCATGAAAAACCTCTTCTTTAATGTTCCCGCCCGTAGGAATTTCCTGAAGAGCAATGCTGCCGAAATGAGGCATGTTGTGGATGAATTTATCCGCGTGGCCATGGCTTATCCACAATTGCAATTCTCCCTTGTCAGCAATGGACAGGAGTTATTTCATCTTGACAAAGGCTCACTAAAACAACGTATTGTCGGTATTTTAGGCCAGTCTTATAACGCGAAACTAGTATCCGTAAAGGAAAGTACCGATTATATGAACGTGTATGGTTTCGTTGGAAAACCTGATACGGCGAAGAAAACCCGCGGCGATCAGTTCTTTTTCGTGAATAACCGGTTTATCAAGAGCCCTTATTTACATCATGCCGTAATGAATGCTTTCGAGGAAATGATCCCGGCGGATAGTTATCCCCTTTATGCCCTTTTTATAGAGGTGGATCCCGCGCACGTCGATATCAACGTGCATCCAACGAAGCAGGAAATCAAATTCGATGATGAAAAGGTGATGTATGCTTTCGTGCAGGCTGCTATCAAGCACTCCCTGGCGCAGTTCAGCATTACCCCGACGCTCGATTTTGAATTGGATCCCGGTATCCAGCAGTTGGAAGCGCTTACGCAGCCATTTACCAAGGAAAAACAGGAGCAACAAAGCAACTCCTCGCTTTATAAAACATTCTCACAGGCCAACCAGGCGCACCTGATCGAAAAAAGCAATAACAGCAACCTGAAAAATTGGCAAGATTTGTACAAGATCGCGGGTAACGAACCGGGCGAAAGCTTTCCGCTTGAAGTGGCGATCCCGGATTATTTTGATCTGAATACCGGCCAACCGCAGGTACAGCACCCCGTTACCGCTTCCGTGATCGATGAGGGATGGATGGAAGAAGAAGTGGAACAGAAAGCCCCCGCGCAGCCGGTGCAAGTGCACCAGAAATATATCCTCTCGCAGATAAAATCCGGTTTTATCCTGATCGATCAACAAGCTGCCCACGAACGGATTTTGTACGAACGCTATCAACGTGCCCTGGCTGAAAAACCAATGGCAACCCAGCAAAGTCTTTTCCCGCAAACGATTAGTTTTCCCCCGGCTGATGCCGCTTTGCTGATCGATATGCTCACCGATTTACAAACGTTAGGTTATGACCTGGAACCTTTTGGCAACAACACTTTCGTAGTCCGCGGCACCCCGGCGGATCTACCCACGGGTAACCAACAAGCCAGTATCGAATCCTTATTGGAACAGTTTAAGTTTTTCAGTTCTGAATTGAAACTTGACAGGCGCGAACAACTGGTACGTTCCATGGCAAGGAACCACGCGGTACCGGCCGGGAAGTTGATGGGACCCAAGGAAATGCAGAATATCATCGATGAGCTCTTTGCCTGTGCCATGTCCAACGTTGCGCCTAGCGGTCGCTCTACATATATCTCGTTCAAATTACAGGATCTGGACAAGATGTTTGACCGGGCCTAG
- the msrB gene encoding peptide-methionine (R)-S-oxide reductase MsrB: protein MEEDKKNPVYSRSDSSKVNLSEAEWKKILPKDVYEIARGKGTEWAFTGKYWNNKEVGTYYCAACGNPLFVSDTKFESGCGWPSFYEPISKSSVIYAPDNTHGMQRTEVMCGRCKAHLGHVFDDGPPPTGLRYCINSVILDFEKAKDAEKKYNDDKEKNKDKE from the coding sequence ATGGAAGAAGACAAAAAAAACCCGGTGTATTCGAGGTCGGATTCATCGAAGGTTAACCTATCTGAAGCTGAGTGGAAGAAGATTTTACCAAAAGATGTTTATGAGATTGCCCGGGGAAAAGGTACCGAATGGGCATTTACAGGAAAGTATTGGAATAACAAGGAGGTTGGCACGTACTATTGTGCTGCATGTGGTAACCCTCTTTTTGTTTCTGACACTAAATTTGAAAGTGGCTGCGGATGGCCAAGCTTTTACGAGCCAATTTCTAAAAGCAGTGTAATATACGCTCCTGATAATACACACGGTATGCAACGTACCGAGGTAATGTGCGGAAGATGTAAAGCTCACTTAGGGCACGTTTTTGATGATGGGCCACCTCCAACAGGCCTGCGTTATTGTATCAATTCCGTAATACTTGATTTTGAAAAAGCCAAGGATGCAGAAAAGAAATACAATGACGACAAAGAAAAAAACAAGGACAAGGAATAG